A window from Rhizosphaericola mali encodes these proteins:
- a CDS encoding CHC2 zinc finger domain-containing protein, which produces MQHEQFNFKAAKEQIDLVDYIFSLGFQYSKQNHHDYWFKSPLHEEHTASFKVDRKRQIWYDHGTGQGGDLIDFIKAFHRCNFKESLIKLQEFQGLNPSTLEVKNKQNIELGNFENADRHIHIISERSIQKYYLIQYIQSRSISISLAEKYLKEVDYSLNGRYYTALGFANNGGGYELRNKYFKGSSMPKAPTILSLSESENDFSQQSLAVFEGFFSMLSFLELLEKDKHFVEKPDSILVLNSLSFLNKSQDLILSFGQIDLYLDGDMAGKKATEQALSWSEKIRDYSHLYEGFKDLNTYLVAQNLQHKEQEDPKISYGLRR; this is translated from the coding sequence ATGCAACACGAGCAATTCAATTTCAAAGCAGCCAAGGAACAAATAGATTTAGTGGATTATATTTTTTCTTTAGGATTCCAATATTCCAAGCAAAATCATCACGACTATTGGTTTAAATCGCCCTTACATGAAGAGCATACGGCATCCTTCAAAGTCGATCGAAAGAGGCAAATTTGGTATGACCATGGCACAGGACAAGGCGGAGACTTGATAGATTTTATCAAGGCATTTCATCGATGTAATTTCAAAGAATCTTTGATAAAATTGCAAGAATTTCAGGGATTAAATCCTTCTACTTTGGAGGTAAAAAATAAACAGAATATCGAACTAGGTAATTTCGAAAATGCGGATAGACATATCCATATTATTTCGGAGCGTTCCATCCAAAAATATTATCTGATACAATATATTCAAAGTAGAAGTATCTCTATTTCCCTTGCCGAAAAGTATTTGAAAGAAGTAGATTATTCATTGAATGGACGATACTATACAGCCTTAGGATTTGCAAACAATGGCGGCGGTTATGAGCTGCGAAACAAATATTTCAAGGGAAGTTCTATGCCAAAAGCGCCAACGATTCTTTCATTAAGTGAAAGTGAAAATGATTTTTCGCAGCAGAGTTTGGCTGTTTTTGAGGGCTTTTTTAGTATGCTTTCTTTTCTAGAACTACTCGAAAAAGACAAACATTTTGTTGAAAAACCAGACAGTATTCTAGTGCTAAACTCGCTTTCTTTTCTGAATAAATCACAAGATTTGATTTTATCCTTTGGTCAAATAGATCTGTATTTGGACGGTGATATGGCGGGTAAAAAGGCAACCGAGCAAGCACTTTCTTGGAGTGAAAAGATAAGAGATTATAGCCATTTATACGAAGGTTTTAAAGATTTAAATACTTACTTGGTGGCTCAAAATTTACAACACAAAGAGCAGGAAGATCCTAAGATATCTTATGGTTTACGACGATGA
- a CDS encoding relaxase/mobilization nuclease domain-containing protein, whose protein sequence is MVAKIMVGKNMNGALSYNEIKVSEAKAALLHADGFLLSLEQLSFQDKLFVFSNRTELNDRAKSNCVHISINFDKKDALNKSDLLSITEKYLKQIGFNEQPYLIYEHYDAAHKHVHVVTTNIRSDGAQIPMYNLGRDKSMKACRTLEKEYGLVNATSKKQGEVESLKPILEKVIYGKSETKSAISNVVRAIIRDYKFTSLAEMNAVLKGFNVEAYRGEKGTKMFEKSGLTYHVLDKKGNHIGVPIKASSIYTKPTLKNMESIFLANKSKKILHKK, encoded by the coding sequence ATGGTTGCAAAAATAATGGTAGGTAAAAATATGAATGGAGCATTGAGCTATAATGAAATTAAAGTTTCAGAAGCAAAAGCAGCCTTGTTGCATGCAGACGGTTTTCTGTTATCATTGGAACAACTTTCCTTTCAAGATAAGCTATTTGTATTCTCCAATAGGACTGAGTTGAACGATCGGGCTAAAAGCAATTGTGTGCATATCAGTATCAATTTTGACAAGAAAGATGCTTTAAATAAAAGTGATTTACTTTCTATTACGGAAAAATACCTGAAACAAATTGGATTTAATGAGCAGCCTTATTTGATATATGAACATTACGATGCCGCACATAAACATGTCCATGTAGTAACTACCAACATTAGATCCGACGGCGCACAGATACCGATGTATAATTTAGGAAGAGATAAAAGCATGAAAGCCTGCCGCACTTTGGAAAAGGAATATGGATTGGTCAATGCCACCTCAAAAAAACAAGGTGAAGTAGAATCGTTAAAACCCATCTTAGAGAAAGTTATTTATGGCAAAAGCGAAACCAAGTCTGCAATTTCCAACGTAGTAAGGGCGATTATTAGAGACTATAAATTCACTTCGTTAGCAGAAATGAATGCGGTATTAAAAGGATTTAACGTGGAAGCCTACAGAGGAGAAAAAGGAACTAAGATGTTTGAAAAAAGTGGTTTGACCTATCACGTATTGGATAAGAAAGGTAATCACATTGGTGTTCCCATTAAAGCAAGCTCTATATATACCAAACCGACTCTAAAAAATATGGAATCTATTTTCTTGGCAAATAAAAGCAAAAAAATCCTCCATAAGAAATAA
- a CDS encoding RteC domain-containing protein, whose translation MEKFVTELWESLKKELTHLKQKELGSIDLHKASLLFCNKALQELKLYIYAYHFVNQEEEIHFHKYLAPKFNSAYIFHYRAWKFSLSKSIYGKKAKNREEKEINRFLLRNAELYSYMARNDNYLDAIYYTKIKAQLEIPFDEEFMQIIDKQFVTAHSYKIAQLQAYKKLSFWLQKQQNCISSQNNQAQNIGTNLNWTDTGMSLTEMAYALKYSGAINQGNVDVKTIADALAQVFNTQQVNIYRNKQDLYSRKNQSMFIDKLRKDLIRGLEQSDLGS comes from the coding sequence ATGGAAAAATTCGTAACAGAACTATGGGAATCCTTGAAAAAAGAATTAACACATTTGAAACAAAAAGAATTGGGATCTATAGATTTACATAAAGCATCATTACTATTTTGTAACAAAGCCTTACAAGAACTAAAACTTTACATATATGCCTATCATTTTGTAAATCAAGAAGAAGAGATACATTTTCATAAGTATTTAGCTCCAAAATTTAACAGTGCCTATATTTTTCATTATCGAGCATGGAAATTTTCACTCTCTAAATCTATTTATGGAAAAAAAGCAAAAAATCGGGAAGAAAAAGAAATTAACCGTTTTTTACTTCGCAATGCAGAATTATATAGTTATATGGCTCGTAACGACAACTATCTCGATGCTATATACTATACAAAAATTAAGGCTCAATTAGAAATTCCATTTGATGAAGAATTTATGCAGATCATAGATAAACAATTTGTTACAGCACATTCCTATAAAATAGCTCAACTACAAGCTTATAAAAAGCTATCCTTTTGGCTGCAAAAACAACAAAATTGCATATCGTCTCAAAACAATCAAGCTCAAAATATAGGAACCAATCTTAATTGGACAGATACAGGTATGTCGTTAACCGAGATGGCTTATGCACTGAAATACTCTGGCGCTATAAACCAGGGAAATGTAGACGTAAAAACAATCGCAGATGCATTAGCACAAGTTTTCAATACTCAACAAGTAAATATTTACCGAAATAAGCAAGATTTATATTCAAGAAAAAATCAAAGCATGTTTATAGATAAATTACGAAAAGACTTAATTCGCGGCCTAGAACAGTCTGATTTAGGATCTTAA
- a CDS encoding type I restriction-modification system subunit M produces MAKASSSKSTEEILWDSANKLRGSVEPSEYKHVVLSLIFLKFANDKFLKRRDELTKEGKEAFLEIPEFYQAENVFYLPEESRWTFIIENAKQEDITLKVDSALKTIERTNKSLEGALPDNYFSRLGLDQSKFSALLDTVNNIDTLKDESQDIVGRVYEYFLSKFAIAEGKGKGEFYTPKSIVNLIAEMIEPYKGKIYDPSCGSGGMFVQSLKFIENHKGNKKDISIYGQELTNTTFKLAKMNLAIRGISSNLGMKAADTFGDDQHKDLKADYIMANPPFNLKDWRAENELTDDPRWAGYKVPPKSNANYAWILNMISKLSQNGVAGFILANGALSGSGDEYEIRKQILENDLVEAIVILPRAMFYSTDISVTLWILNRNKKAHNVQVIDGEKHYRDRQHEVLFMDLRQKGEPFEKKYIQFSKEDIQTITTTYHNWQQEAWKENYENIPEFCYAASLEEIRKKDYSLVPSKYIEFVNRDESLDYADQMRTLQTDLQSLFEQEAELKQQVQNVFKELGYEL; encoded by the coding sequence ATGGCCAAGGCATCATCCTCTAAATCCACTGAAGAAATTCTCTGGGACTCTGCAAATAAACTACGTGGTTCAGTGGAACCATCCGAATATAAACATGTTGTTCTTAGCTTGATATTCCTCAAGTTTGCGAACGACAAATTCCTAAAACGTAGAGACGAATTAACGAAAGAAGGCAAAGAGGCGTTCTTGGAAATCCCCGAATTCTACCAAGCAGAAAATGTATTTTATCTGCCGGAAGAATCTCGTTGGACATTTATCATCGAAAATGCAAAGCAAGAAGATATTACCTTAAAGGTAGATTCCGCGCTCAAAACGATCGAACGTACCAATAAATCATTGGAAGGCGCTTTGCCAGACAATTATTTTTCACGATTAGGATTGGATCAATCTAAGTTTTCTGCCTTGTTGGATACAGTGAATAATATTGATACGCTGAAAGATGAGTCTCAGGATATTGTTGGTAGAGTGTACGAATATTTTTTGTCCAAGTTTGCGATTGCAGAAGGGAAAGGTAAAGGTGAATTCTACACACCAAAATCCATTGTTAACCTAATTGCGGAGATGATAGAACCTTACAAAGGTAAAATCTATGATCCGTCTTGCGGTTCGGGTGGTATGTTTGTGCAATCGTTGAAGTTTATAGAGAACCATAAAGGAAACAAAAAAGACATTTCTATTTACGGACAAGAACTCACGAATACCACTTTTAAATTGGCAAAAATGAACTTGGCGATTCGAGGGATTTCTTCCAATTTGGGAATGAAAGCCGCAGATACTTTTGGCGACGATCAGCACAAAGATTTGAAAGCCGATTACATTATGGCGAATCCGCCATTTAATTTAAAAGATTGGCGCGCCGAAAATGAATTAACGGATGATCCACGTTGGGCAGGTTACAAAGTGCCGCCAAAATCCAATGCCAATTACGCTTGGATTCTCAATATGATTTCTAAATTATCGCAAAACGGTGTGGCAGGATTTATCTTGGCAAACGGCGCTCTCAGTGGCAGTGGTGACGAATACGAAATCCGTAAGCAGATTCTGGAAAATGATTTGGTGGAAGCCATTGTTATTTTGCCGAGAGCGATGTTTTATTCCACTGATATTTCGGTGACGCTTTGGATTTTGAACAGAAATAAAAAGGCACACAATGTACAAGTAATTGATGGCGAAAAACATTACCGTGATCGCCAACACGAAGTTTTGTTTATGGATTTGCGACAAAAAGGCGAACCGTTTGAAAAGAAATACATTCAGTTTTCTAAAGAAGACATCCAAACTATTACTACAACGTATCATAATTGGCAACAAGAGGCTTGGAAAGAAAATTATGAAAACATTCCAGAGTTTTGTTATGCTGCTAGTTTAGAAGAGATCCGTAAGAAAGATTACTCTTTAGTACCGAGCAAATATATTGAGTTTGTGAATCGAGATGAATCTTTAGACTATGCCGATCAAATGCGAACTTTACAAACAGATTTGCAAAGCTTATTTGAACAAGAAGCCGAACTAAAACAACAAGTTCAAAACGTATTTAAAGAGTTGGGCTATGAGTTATAA
- a CDS encoding inositol monophosphatase family protein, whose translation MQIATSADIAIEAVKNVGRYFLGEFRKAPVPTTPNDLMKTLTIIEEICLSMLKKDIDTEYGNIPWASDDEFDNNSQLAPAPYECYWLCDTMDGAIQYLQHIPGWTINLVLIEKGEPAFSIIYDPLTDECFHAEKYQGAYLNGRPIVVSEKKSAENMIAILEYGHQLKSSNKWEKDLSSALIRLTERFGVVRNYGPHGLQLAYIGAGRIDLFAQCDLDTHNWLAGILIAKEAGATILASDGKAWKWGDESIIVGTSEAVAINFQK comes from the coding sequence ATGCAGATAGCAACAAGTGCAGATATCGCCATTGAGGCGGTCAAAAATGTAGGAAGATATTTTCTAGGTGAATTTAGAAAAGCACCTGTTCCCACAACTCCAAATGATTTGATGAAAACATTGACCATTATCGAAGAGATCTGTCTGTCTATGCTAAAGAAAGACATAGACACCGAGTATGGGAATATTCCTTGGGCAAGTGACGATGAATTCGATAATAATTCGCAGCTAGCTCCGGCACCTTATGAATGTTATTGGCTCTGCGATACCATGGATGGTGCTATCCAGTACCTACAGCATATTCCAGGGTGGACAATCAATCTGGTTTTGATTGAGAAAGGCGAACCTGCTTTTTCAATTATCTATGATCCGTTAACTGATGAATGTTTTCATGCGGAAAAATATCAGGGAGCCTACCTTAATGGCAGACCGATTGTTGTATCGGAAAAAAAATCTGCTGAGAATATGATAGCTATTCTTGAATATGGCCATCAATTGAAATCTTCGAACAAGTGGGAAAAAGATTTATCATCGGCACTTATCCGGCTTACCGAGAGGTTCGGAGTAGTTCGAAATTACGGACCGCATGGCCTACAATTAGCTTATATTGGTGCAGGACGTATTGACCTTTTCGCTCAGTGTGATTTGGATACACATAACTGGCTTGCAGGTATACTGATTGCAAAAGAAGCGGGTGCCACTATACTTGCTTCTGATGGGAAAGCCTGGAAATGGGGAGATGAAAGCATCATAGTGGGTACGTCGGAAGCGGTAGCCATCAATTTTCAAAAATAA
- a CDS encoding IS982 family transposase, translated as MNHLIQNYEIILKTLAEFPIIYTPYLQIRRPKLSNMECIALGLTSEFMSIDSENQLFRMLKGTNLEYKIDRSVFNRRRKMLFLLTEQVRQHIANILNETEQFFIVDSIPLDICKMSRASRSTVCREYLETAPSKGFCASQNRWFYRYKIHTVISASGTVQHFDMTCGAVHDVHFLKDVQAEMRDCTIIGDKGYIAPPQQLDLFRTVNIQLEVPMRANQHNYNPPPHIIRKTRKRIETFFSQLCAQFMIQRNFSKSFNGFKTRILNKITATTIIQFLKKTVFQRNINNLKINIA; from the coding sequence ATGAACCATCTTATTCAAAACTACGAAATAATTCTTAAAACATTAGCCGAATTTCCCATAATCTACACACCTTATCTGCAGATTCGCCGTCCTAAGTTATCGAACATGGAATGTATTGCACTAGGACTTACTTCGGAGTTCATGAGCATAGATTCTGAAAATCAATTATTTAGGATGCTAAAAGGTACAAATTTGGAATATAAAATAGACAGGTCTGTATTTAACAGGAGAAGAAAGATGTTGTTTTTATTGACGGAACAAGTGCGCCAGCACATTGCCAATATACTGAATGAAACTGAACAGTTTTTCATTGTAGACAGCATACCGTTGGACATCTGCAAAATGTCCAGAGCTAGTCGCTCTACGGTCTGTAGGGAGTATTTAGAAACCGCACCATCCAAAGGATTCTGCGCTTCACAGAATCGCTGGTTTTACAGATACAAAATACATACGGTTATTTCAGCCAGCGGTACAGTCCAGCACTTTGACATGACCTGCGGCGCCGTTCACGATGTCCATTTTTTAAAGGATGTACAGGCTGAAATGCGCGACTGCACTATCATTGGAGACAAGGGATACATTGCGCCCCCCCAACAACTGGACCTTTTTAGAACCGTAAACATCCAGTTGGAAGTCCCTATGAGGGCAAATCAACATAACTATAATCCTCCGCCACATATCATCAGAAAGACTAGAAAAAGAATAGAGACTTTTTTCTCTCAACTATGCGCTCAGTTTATGATACAAAGAAACTTTTCAAAATCATTCAATGGGTTTAAAACTAGAATCCTCAACAAAATAACGGCTACTACTATCATTCAATTCCTTAAGAAAACGGTTTTTCAACGAAACATAAACAACCTAAAAATTAACATTGCCTAA
- a CDS encoding Arm DNA-binding domain-containing protein → MNLNPFSIRFWQAKSRNVDGLSLIYARITINGDRIEISTNRKINAILWNAKLQKANGKSAEAQTLNNHLEAIKTSDFFHYLSIHEKLSNNRAMKYIVPFQKLIRFGDKLIDSLTEKK, encoded by the coding sequence ATGAACTTAAATCCTTTTTCCATTAGATTTTGGCAAGCAAAATCTAGAAATGTAGATGGGCTTTCATTAATTTATGCCAGAATCACTATCAACGGTGATCGCATTGAAATTTCAACAAATCGAAAAATTAATGCTATTCTTTGGAATGCCAAGCTTCAAAAGGCTAATGGAAAATCAGCAGAAGCACAAACTCTAAATAATCATTTAGAAGCAATAAAAACATCCGACTTCTTTCATTATCTTTCTATTCATGAAAAACTATCCAATAATAGAGCCATGAAATATATAGTGCCTTTTCAAAAATTAATTAGGTTTGGAGATAAATTAATCGATTCCTTAACTGAGAAAAAATGA
- a CDS encoding helix-turn-helix domain-containing protein, whose protein sequence is MNSNKKEIKEYGLSDSGTNGILIKPLDSMSESTHDTSVPHRDDHYQLLFAFEGQYKFRIDFEEIEVKAPFFLWTEPGQIHQLVKSVRSKGWMLGIENLFLEDEFKKLLDSSHHHIFPVKEEQLNFQQSIDIILERAFLFQTGKQSVYIHRAIFHLVNTVLCLLIQEAGNSTNSGGRASKEKRAYIIEQEFRALLKRNYKAWKSPSQYAGHLSLTTAHLNDSIKEVTGKSVTAHLQEQCIMEAKRLLYFTDLEVREIAFTLGFEDPVYFGRLFRKLTGMTPLGFRNKFRD, encoded by the coding sequence ATGAATAGCAACAAGAAGGAAATTAAAGAGTATGGACTATCGGATAGTGGAACTAATGGTATTTTAATTAAACCACTCGATAGCATGAGTGAATCCACCCATGATACCTCAGTTCCTCACCGTGACGACCATTATCAATTACTTTTTGCATTTGAAGGTCAATATAAATTTAGGATCGATTTCGAAGAGATAGAGGTCAAGGCTCCTTTTTTCCTATGGACAGAGCCGGGGCAGATACATCAATTGGTTAAGAGCGTTAGGTCTAAGGGCTGGATGCTGGGCATTGAAAATTTATTCTTGGAAGATGAATTTAAAAAGCTTCTTGATAGCAGTCATCATCACATCTTTCCTGTCAAAGAAGAGCAACTTAACTTTCAGCAATCAATAGATATAATTTTAGAACGTGCTTTTCTTTTTCAAACAGGGAAACAAAGTGTTTATATCCATAGGGCAATATTCCATTTGGTTAACACGGTGCTTTGTTTGCTTATTCAGGAAGCCGGTAACTCCACCAACAGCGGTGGCAGAGCTTCGAAAGAAAAAAGAGCATACATTATCGAACAGGAATTCAGGGCACTGCTGAAACGCAATTATAAAGCTTGGAAAAGTCCCTCCCAATATGCTGGACATTTATCCCTGACCACTGCTCATCTTAATGACAGCATTAAAGAAGTGACAGGAAAATCGGTCACAGCACATCTTCAGGAGCAATGTATAATGGAAGCTAAACGATTGCTCTATTTCACAGACCTGGAAGTAAGGGAAATCGCTTTTACCCTCGGCTTTGAAGATCCTGTTTATTTTGGAAGATTATTTCGTAAGCTGACTGGAATGACGCCATTGGGTTTCCGCAATAAATTCCGTGATTAG
- a CDS encoding helix-turn-helix domain-containing protein yields the protein MEEYNRKLLILRRDELLTRGDLEDFKIELLHAIRQLSIEITGTPSKLWLKSYEVRELLGISGPTLQAMRDKGTIPFTRIGGAIFYYRTDLEKMMEHFKKNPLKN from the coding sequence ATGGAAGAATACAACCGAAAATTATTAATACTCCGTCGTGATGAGCTTTTGACCAGAGGAGATTTGGAAGATTTCAAGATAGAGTTACTACACGCCATTCGACAACTTTCCATAGAAATAACTGGCACACCTTCGAAGTTGTGGTTGAAAAGTTATGAGGTCAGAGAATTGTTGGGTATTAGTGGACCAACCTTACAGGCGATGCGTGATAAGGGAACAATTCCTTTCACCCGTATTGGAGGTGCTATCTTTTACTATCGTACAGATTTAGAAAAGATGATGGAACATTTCAAAAAAAATCCTCTAAAAAACTAG
- a CDS encoding NAD(P)-dependent oxidoreductase gives MHITIIGASNGVGYQSVLQALKKGYRVTALSSRLDTLPDDENLIKITGSATNPDDVERAILNTDAVLITIGTKQKKNSTLFSDMAKAVVKAAERVNYISPVIFISGFGVGEGYRYASIFIKLVISLFLKDQYRDKKLMEDIFEQSYLQWVMLQPGILSDAPLTSNYKVYSSFEKRMKVGKISRMDVADFMLKEASAPRYLKKRVIVTY, from the coding sequence ATGCATATTACAATAATCGGAGCCTCTAACGGGGTTGGATATCAATCTGTTTTACAAGCCCTTAAAAAAGGATATAGGGTAACAGCGTTGTCATCACGGCTCGATACATTGCCTGACGATGAGAACCTTATCAAAATAACGGGAAGCGCGACAAATCCAGACGATGTTGAAAGAGCTATATTAAATACAGATGCTGTATTGATTACCATAGGTACAAAACAAAAGAAAAATTCAACCCTTTTCTCAGATATGGCCAAAGCAGTTGTCAAAGCTGCCGAGCGAGTGAATTATATCAGCCCAGTCATTTTCATTTCAGGATTTGGTGTCGGTGAAGGGTATCGCTATGCAAGTATATTTATAAAGTTGGTCATCAGCCTCTTTTTGAAAGATCAGTACAGGGACAAAAAACTCATGGAGGATATTTTCGAACAGAGTTATCTACAATGGGTAATGTTGCAACCTGGCATATTGAGTGATGCACCGTTAACATCTAACTACAAGGTCTATTCGTCTTTCGAAAAGAGGATGAAGGTTGGAAAGATATCCAGAATGGACGTGGCTGATTTTATGCTAAAAGAAGCTTCAGCCCCTCGATACCTCAAAAAAAGAGTTATTGTAACTTACTGA
- a CDS encoding plasmid mobilization protein: MESHKQENRNLWLHVRLTISEMNQVRDAIASSTERKISTYARKLILGQPVILKVRNASTDAFIQELNTLKRELSAIGSNFNQVVKNINTFKDSPEGKIWFPLALENQKRLIEKTGVIQKQIQQFARQWLQK, encoded by the coding sequence ATGGAATCACACAAGCAAGAAAATAGAAATCTGTGGCTTCATGTTCGCTTAACTATATCTGAAATGAATCAAGTTAGAGATGCCATTGCATCCAGTACAGAACGCAAAATAAGTACCTATGCCCGGAAATTAATTCTGGGTCAACCAGTCATTTTAAAAGTACGCAACGCTTCCACTGATGCATTTATTCAAGAGTTGAATACACTTAAAAGAGAACTGTCTGCCATCGGTAGCAATTTCAATCAAGTGGTAAAAAATATCAACACTTTTAAAGATTCTCCCGAAGGTAAAATATGGTTTCCGTTGGCATTGGAAAACCAAAAAAGATTGATAGAGAAGACTGGTGTTATACAAAAACAAATACAACAATTTGCCAGACAATGGTTGCAAAAATAA
- a CDS encoding LexA family protein, which produces MAIVLPFFINRVPAGFPSPAADYAKEDIDLPKELIKNPLSTFLVRADGESMIGAGINSGAILIVDRSLTAKNGSIVVACISGEFTIKRLVRISGKWYLQPENNAFPSVLISGKDDAIIWGVVTSAVNQFI; this is translated from the coding sequence ATGGCTATTGTTTTGCCATTTTTTATAAACCGAGTTCCTGCAGGCTTCCCATCTCCCGCAGCTGATTATGCAAAAGAGGATATCGATTTACCTAAGGAATTGATTAAAAATCCATTATCTACATTTCTAGTTCGTGCTGATGGAGAAAGTATGATCGGTGCAGGAATAAATAGCGGAGCAATATTGATTGTTGATCGTTCCTTAACTGCTAAAAATGGTTCTATTGTGGTGGCTTGCATTTCTGGAGAATTTACCATTAAAAGATTAGTAAGGATTTCTGGAAAATGGTATTTACAACCTGAAAATAATGCGTTTCCTTCCGTTTTAATCAGTGGCAAAGATGATGCAATAATTTGGGGAGTTGTTACATCGGCTGTAAATCAATTTATATGA
- a CDS encoding SidA/IucD/PvdA family monooxygenase has protein sequence MRNNERPPFEIHTATEAISIEHRNNGNYTVKLFQQRTQRYIQLDADVVILATGYVTKSPSNLLSSIEKSMKINEQAFPICGEDYNIYEKKFGKIYIQNAEINTHGFNAADLSLGPYRNACIINSILNKKYYDITNLPVFHQFVS, from the coding sequence ATAAGAAATAATGAACGTCCACCTTTTGAAATACATACTGCAACAGAGGCTATATCTATAGAACATCGAAATAATGGTAATTATACGGTGAAGCTTTTTCAACAAAGAACGCAACGATACATTCAACTGGATGCTGATGTTGTAATTCTCGCAACGGGTTACGTTACTAAAAGTCCATCAAACTTACTTTCTTCCATAGAAAAATCTATGAAAATAAATGAGCAGGCATTTCCAATCTGTGGAGAGGATTACAATATTTATGAAAAAAAATTTGGAAAAATCTATATTCAAAATGCAGAAATAAACACGCATGGCTTTAATGCAGCAGATTTAAGCTTGGGTCCTTACAGAAATGCCTGCATCATCAATAGCATCCTAAATAAAAAATATTATGATATAACTAATTTACCAGTTTTCCATCAGTTTGTCTCATAA